In one window of Ruminococcus albus AD2013 DNA:
- a CDS encoding leucine-rich repeat protein — protein MTKRFIAGLMTLVLVFGGAALPQNVNVIDTSITASAANRVEGYFEYAFIDDVRSGVNILGYSGNESNVVIPSYINGAPVVGIGDYAICHNGMTSVTIPETVKSIGAYAFYHCSNLSAINNGSGISNIGMNAFGCCTSLKKITIPDSVTEIGCDAFDSCSNLENIKFPKNLTNFRSNAFAGTKWLANKQRQSDMVIVNGIIINGANCSGNVNIPSGVTGIGDHAFAENRNITAINMPNTVKTIGAFAFGCCDRLRSIIIPNSVTKIDYDAFKGSSNLENIFIPSSVSYIGSDAFTDTRWLAAQKSRNPLVVVNNIVIDGRNCSGNVVIPNGVKVICDNAFALNNMMTNVSMPNSLTEIGDYAFVSCTALQNVVIPDGVTSIGSNAFLEARSIKNVDIADSVTYMGQEAFKECSALAEVTVPGSIDKLELATFQECKSLKSVTIEDGVKNLGEYVFSNCSALTDINVAGSVENVSWRTFYGCSSLTEVTFYEGLTNIAADAFQKCDSIMTITLPKSLTGITATSFNYSIPGFKIRGCAGTTAQRLAAYANVGFEVLEGPVVATETKLQNSEPKVRYDNNSEKAASTHSGKADINGDGIVNISDFSKVAAHIKGRKMLKNTIIADINNDNIINITDLSRIAAFIKGKKML, from the coding sequence ATGACTAAGAGATTTATTGCAGGACTTATGACTTTAGTATTAGTATTCGGCGGCGCAGCTCTTCCTCAGAACGTGAATGTTATAGATACCTCTATAACTGCCAGCGCAGCTAACCGAGTAGAAGGTTATTTCGAGTACGCTTTCATAGATGATGTAAGAAGCGGTGTTAATATCTTAGGTTACAGCGGCAACGAATCCAACGTTGTTATACCTTCTTATATCAATGGTGCTCCCGTGGTCGGCATAGGCGATTATGCGATCTGCCATAACGGCATGACAAGCGTTACTATCCCCGAAACTGTAAAGTCGATCGGAGCATACGCTTTTTACCACTGTTCAAACCTTTCAGCAATAAACAACGGCAGCGGTATCAGCAATATCGGAATGAATGCTTTCGGCTGTTGTACTTCCCTTAAAAAGATAACCATACCCGACAGCGTTACTGAGATAGGCTGTGACGCATTTGATTCTTGTTCAAATCTTGAAAATATCAAGTTCCCCAAGAACCTGACCAACTTCCGTTCCAATGCTTTCGCAGGCACAAAGTGGCTCGCAAACAAGCAGAGACAGAGCGATATGGTCATCGTAAACGGAATAATCATCAACGGTGCAAACTGCAGCGGTAATGTAAACATACCCAGCGGCGTTACAGGCATAGGCGACCACGCTTTTGCAGAAAACAGAAACATCACCGCCATAAATATGCCCAACACTGTTAAGACAATAGGCGCTTTCGCATTCGGATGCTGCGACAGATTAAGAAGCATCATTATACCCAACAGCGTTACAAAAATAGACTATGACGCATTCAAGGGCAGCTCCAATCTTGAAAACATTTTCATACCAAGCAGCGTTTCATACATCGGTTCTGATGCTTTCACAGATACCAGATGGCTGGCAGCTCAGAAGTCCAGAAATCCTCTGGTAGTCGTAAACAACATCGTTATAGACGGCAGAAACTGCTCCGGTAACGTAGTTATACCCAATGGCGTCAAGGTTATCTGCGACAACGCATTCGCGCTTAACAACATGATGACAAACGTTTCGATGCCTAACAGCTTAACTGAGATCGGCGATTATGCATTCGTATCCTGCACAGCTCTCCAGAACGTAGTTATACCTGATGGCGTTACTTCCATAGGTTCAAATGCATTCCTCGAAGCAAGAAGCATAAAGAACGTTGATATAGCTGACAGCGTTACCTACATGGGTCAGGAAGCTTTCAAAGAGTGTTCCGCACTTGCAGAAGTTACCGTTCCAGGCAGCATCGATAAATTAGAGCTCGCAACATTCCAGGAATGTAAAAGCCTTAAATCCGTTACCATCGAAGACGGCGTCAAGAATCTGGGCGAATACGTATTCTCAAACTGCAGCGCTCTTACCGATATAAATGTTGCAGGCAGCGTGGAGAACGTAAGCTGGCGTACATTCTATGGCTGCTCCAGCCTTACCGAAGTTACTTTCTATGAAGGTCTTACCAATATCGCAGCTGATGCATTCCAGAAGTGTGATTCGATAATGACGATCACTTTGCCCAAGAGCTTAACAGGCATCACAGCTACATCTTTCAATTACAGCATACCCGGCTTCAAGATCAGAGGCTGTGCAGGCACTACCGCACAGAGACTGGCAGCTTACGCTAACGTAGGTTTTGAAGTTCTTGAAGGACCCGTTGTCGCAACCGAGACCAAGCTGCAGAACAGTGAGCCTAAGGTTCGCTATGACAACAACAGTGAGAAAGCTGCTTCCACACATTCCGGAAAAGCCGATATTAACGGCGACGGTATTGTGAATATATCCGATTTTTCCAAGGTAGCAGCTCACATAAAGGGCAGAAAGATGCTTAAAAACACAATCATAGCAGACATAAACAACGATAACATTATCAACATTACCGATCTTTCCAGGATCGCAGCTTTCATCAAAGGCAAGAAGATGCTGTGA
- the ptsP gene encoding phosphoenolpyruvate--protein phosphotransferase, which produces MVVYQGKGVYGAVAVGKVSVFSRSSADVRRVNVNDTEKELSRVEAAKEMAAQQLEAIHSKALKEVGEANAEIFEVHLMMLDDEDYNDSIKSIIETQKVNAEYAVAVTADNFAEMFSSMDDAYMQARAADVKDISDRLISCLTGGSKTENSSDEKMIICADDLAPSETVSLDKDKVLAFVTAFGSSNSHTAILARNMNIPAVISAGEDFLKNIHDGDMLIVDGHTGQLIVSPDDATIAKYTAKQAEDARKKQLLQELKGKENITLDGRKINIFANIGGVGSIGAVLANDAGGIGLFRSEFLYLESEDYPTEEQQFSAYRKVLESMAGKKVIIRTLDIGADKQIDYFGLEKEDNPALGLRAVRICLTRPEIFKTQLRALYRASAFGDLGIMFPMITSVAEVEKCLAVCEEVKAELKSDGIRFNENTEIGIMIETPAAAVISDLLAPLVDFFSVGTNDLTQYTLACDRQNAKLEPFVDTHHEAVLRLIEMAANNAHKNGTWIGICGELAADLTLTETFMRMGIDELSVSPPYVLPLREKVRSLDLSR; this is translated from the coding sequence ATGGTCGTTTATCAGGGCAAAGGAGTCTACGGTGCGGTCGCAGTCGGCAAAGTGTCTGTATTCAGCCGAAGTTCAGCCGATGTCCGCCGCGTGAATGTCAATGACACAGAAAAAGAACTCTCGCGTGTCGAAGCTGCCAAAGAAATGGCGGCTCAGCAGCTTGAGGCGATACACAGCAAAGCCCTCAAAGAGGTAGGCGAAGCCAATGCCGAGATATTTGAGGTACACCTCATGATGCTTGACGATGAGGATTATAACGATTCCATAAAAAGCATCATCGAGACCCAGAAAGTCAACGCCGAATATGCGGTCGCTGTCACAGCTGATAATTTTGCAGAGATGTTCTCAAGCATGGACGATGCCTATATGCAGGCGCGTGCCGCTGATGTAAAGGATATCTCCGACCGTCTTATCTCATGCCTGACAGGCGGCAGTAAGACAGAAAACAGTTCAGATGAAAAAATGATTATCTGTGCCGATGACCTTGCCCCAAGTGAGACCGTTTCTCTCGACAAGGACAAGGTGCTTGCGTTTGTTACGGCTTTTGGTTCGTCCAATTCTCACACCGCCATACTCGCACGCAACATGAATATACCCGCGGTAATAAGTGCCGGTGAGGACTTCCTAAAAAATATCCACGACGGTGATATGCTGATAGTTGACGGTCATACAGGTCAGCTTATCGTATCTCCCGATGATGCGACTATCGCAAAATATACCGCCAAACAGGCTGAAGACGCAAGAAAGAAACAGCTTCTGCAGGAACTCAAAGGCAAGGAAAACATCACCCTTGACGGTAGGAAGATAAATATTTTTGCCAATATCGGCGGAGTGGGCAGTATCGGTGCTGTGCTTGCAAATGATGCAGGAGGCATAGGTCTGTTCAGGAGCGAGTTCCTTTATCTGGAAAGTGAAGACTATCCCACCGAGGAACAGCAGTTCAGTGCTTACAGAAAAGTTCTGGAAAGCATGGCAGGCAAAAAAGTCATTATACGTACCCTTGATATAGGTGCTGATAAGCAGATAGATTATTTCGGCCTAGAAAAGGAAGATAACCCTGCACTAGGTCTCAGGGCTGTGCGAATATGTCTCACCCGCCCCGAGATATTCAAGACCCAGCTGAGAGCGCTGTACCGTGCTTCTGCCTTTGGTGATCTTGGAATAATGTTCCCGATGATAACCAGTGTCGCGGAAGTCGAAAAGTGTCTGGCTGTCTGCGAAGAAGTCAAGGCTGAACTGAAAAGCGACGGCATAAGGTTCAACGAAAATACCGAGATAGGTATAATGATAGAAACTCCCGCCGCCGCAGTGATAAGCGATCTTCTCGCCCCTCTTGTGGACTTTTTCAGCGTAGGAACCAATGATCTTACACAGTATACCCTCGCCTGTGACCGTCAGAACGCCAAACTCGAACCTTTTGTTGATACCCATCACGAAGCTGTGCTTCGTCTCATCGAGATGGCGGCAAATAACGCCCACAAGAACGGTACATGGATAGGCATATGCGGCGAGCTTGCGGCTGACCTGACCCTTACCGAAACTTTCATGCGCATGGGCATAGATGAACTTTCAGTTTCACCACCCTACGTGCTTCCTCTCCGTGAAAAGGTGAGGAGCCTTGATCTCAGCCGATGA
- a CDS encoding HPr family phosphocarrier protein produces the protein MKEFTYIIEDEIGIHARPAGNLVKLIKTFSSNVTIEKEGKPPVSGTALMKIMGLGVKCGDTVKFTIEGEDEEAALQQLAEFMDANL, from the coding sequence ATGAAAGAATTCACATACATTATCGAAGACGAGATAGGTATCCACGCAAGACCCGCAGGCAATCTTGTAAAGCTCATAAAAACTTTTTCCAGCAACGTTACTATCGAGAAAGAGGGTAAACCTCCTGTCAGCGGTACAGCCCTTATGAAGATAATGGGACTGGGTGTAAAATGTGGAGATACTGTCAAGTTCACCATCGAGGGCGAAGACGAAGAAGCAGCATTACAGCAGCTGGCAGAATTCATGGACGCTAATCTTTAA
- a CDS encoding carbohydrate kinase family protein — MNNVLAAIGEALIDFIPDRSGCSFDEVGAFSPKVGGAPANVCAAFSKLGGRSKMITQLGDDPFGHKIIGELKAVNVDTSCISLTDKANTALAFVSLEKDGGRTFSFYRKPSADMLYGEESVKEEYFDDVFALHFCSVDIGDFPMKQAHKKAIGIMREKGGIISFDPNLRFNLWDSIEALVSAVREFIPLSDIVKISDEELSYVTGTDDIEKGVQTLFSQGVKLVLYTCGADGAYAFTENVKVYAPSIKVNAVDTTGAGDGFTGAFLWKLRDITEGDDIIKGITEEKLLECLTFANSFCALSVQRKGAIASYPTRDEMQI, encoded by the coding sequence ATGAATAACGTGCTTGCAGCGATAGGTGAAGCGCTTATCGATTTTATCCCCGACAGGAGCGGCTGCTCCTTCGATGAAGTAGGTGCATTTTCCCCTAAGGTCGGCGGAGCTCCCGCAAATGTGTGCGCGGCGTTCTCAAAGCTGGGCGGAAGATCAAAAATGATAACACAGCTGGGCGATGACCCTTTCGGGCACAAGATAATCGGTGAACTGAAAGCTGTCAATGTCGATACGAGCTGCATCTCCCTTACGGACAAGGCAAATACAGCACTGGCATTCGTATCCCTTGAAAAAGACGGCGGCAGGACATTCTCGTTTTACCGCAAGCCCTCGGCTGATATGCTGTACGGCGAGGAAAGCGTAAAGGAAGAATACTTCGATGATGTTTTTGCCCTGCATTTCTGCAGCGTGGATATCGGAGATTTCCCTATGAAGCAGGCGCACAAGAAAGCCATCGGGATAATGCGAGAAAAAGGCGGCATAATAAGCTTTGACCCCAATCTCCGCTTTAATTTATGGGACAGTATCGAGGCACTGGTAAGTGCAGTACGCGAGTTCATTCCCCTAAGTGATATTGTAAAGATATCCGATGAAGAACTTAGCTATGTAACAGGTACAGATGATATCGAAAAAGGCGTGCAGACGCTGTTTAGTCAGGGTGTAAAGCTTGTATTGTATACCTGCGGTGCTGACGGCGCTTATGCGTTTACGGAAAATGTTAAGGTCTATGCACCGTCTATCAAGGTCAATGCGGTGGATACGACAGGCGCAGGGGACGGTTTCACAGGAGCGTTCCTGTGGAAACTGAGAGATATCACAGAAGGTGATGATATCATTAAGGGCATCACCGAAGAAAAACTTCTGGAATGTCTCACATTTGCCAACAGTTTCTGTGCGCTGAGCGTTCAGCGAAAAGGTGCGATAGCATCTTATCCCACTCGGGACGAGATGCAGATATAA